Proteins encoded within one genomic window of Thermodesulfobacteriota bacterium:
- a CDS encoding zf-HC2 domain-containing protein, which yields MAICRDVVENIMDYIDNELDLKTLRELEKHMGECPECKAFVDTYARMLDLSGKMKEQAFVTPEVRERLKNLLKSRMKPC from the coding sequence ATGGCCATATGCAGGGACGTGGTAGAGAACATCATGGATTACATAGACAACGAGCTCGACTTGAAGACGCTCCGGGAGCTCGAAAAGCACATGGGGGAGTGTCCGGAGTGTAAGGCGTTCGTCGATACGTACGCGCGGATGCTCGACCTCTCGGGGAAGATGAAGGAGCAGGCCTTCGTCACGCCCGAAGTGAGGGAGAGGCTGAAGAACCTTTTAAAATCCAGAATGAAACCCTGCTGA
- a CDS encoding SH3 domain-containing protein, whose product MENDTAQESVRRISANFELELLRLIKTLNLISQSKELFRTQAAGMEAFTAGYRIRLNDLKAKLARAGEPGAAPGDPFAPPAERPPVPDHVFGITEDIESYLDEIGSDLEKLKTEYLGKLDTIYSIYNIELGASQTDLDTRLRELEKELMGILSTARAEKAPEPEPAAPEEFTPPPAPGEKAPETAFVPRIDYIGPDPTVDNITTTVTPAEKKPEEPATKAPEKKEVKAAKPTGQAAQAGFKSPYVMNAVLLFMGLILGVIFYDALMRTWGIQDYTNGKKAEAPVTAPVEAPAERKAEEERAAVTNERPKAPLAVQKPAGQAAPEVKAPAAPAPEKAQPGTAGVKSGDAAKPSETAAETAPEKTPSAATGAAAMYTVTGPGANIRSGPGMGYDVVTEVGGGETLASTGEVRGRWVKVVLPGGGEGWISSKLLREAQ is encoded by the coding sequence ATGGAAAACGATACCGCTCAGGAGAGCGTCAGAAGGATTTCTGCGAATTTTGAGCTGGAGCTCCTCCGGCTTATTAAAACGCTCAACCTCATTTCACAGTCAAAAGAGCTCTTCCGCACACAGGCCGCGGGAATGGAAGCCTTCACCGCCGGATACAGGATAAGGCTTAACGATCTGAAGGCGAAGCTGGCCCGGGCCGGGGAGCCGGGAGCCGCCCCGGGCGACCCGTTTGCGCCCCCCGCCGAAAGGCCGCCCGTGCCGGATCATGTTTTCGGTATAACGGAGGACATCGAAAGCTATCTCGACGAGATAGGCTCCGACCTCGAAAAGCTGAAAACAGAGTATCTCGGAAAGCTCGATACGATTTACTCGATTTATAACATCGAGCTCGGCGCGTCACAGACCGACCTCGACACGCGGCTCAGGGAGCTCGAAAAGGAGCTTATGGGCATCCTGTCTACAGCGCGGGCCGAAAAAGCCCCCGAACCGGAGCCCGCCGCCCCGGAGGAGTTTACGCCTCCCCCCGCCCCCGGGGAGAAAGCCCCCGAGACGGCGTTCGTGCCGAGGATCGACTACATAGGCCCCGACCCGACAGTGGACAACATTACGACGACTGTGACGCCGGCCGAAAAGAAGCCGGAAGAGCCGGCGACAAAGGCGCCCGAGAAGAAAGAAGTAAAGGCGGCTAAGCCGACGGGGCAAGCCGCTCAGGCCGGGTTCAAGAGCCCGTACGTTATGAACGCGGTGCTTCTTTTCATGGGGCTCATACTGGGCGTCATTTTCTACGACGCGCTCATGAGGACGTGGGGCATACAGGACTATACGAACGGGAAGAAGGCCGAGGCCCCCGTGACAGCCCCCGTAGAGGCGCCGGCAGAACGGAAGGCCGAAGAGGAAAGGGCCGCCGTCACGAACGAGCGGCCGAAAGCGCCTTTGGCCGTGCAGAAGCCCGCCGGGCAGGCCGCGCCAGAGGTAAAAGCCCCGGCCGCGCCCGCGCCGGAAAAAGCGCAGCCCGGGACGGCCGGAGTCAAATCCGGCGACGCGGCGAAGCCCTCGGAGACCGCAGCCGAAACCGCACCGGAGAAAACGCCTTCCGCCGCCACAGGCGCGGCAGCCATGTACACGGTGACAGGGCCCGGCGCTAACATCAGGAGCGGGCCGGGAATGGGATACGACGTCGTTACGGAAGTCGGGGGAGGGGAGACACTCGCCTCGACCGGCGAGGTCCGCGGACGCTGGGTAAAGGTCGTCCTGCCGGGCGGCGGCGAAGGATGGATATCCTCCAAGCTTCTCAGGGAAGCGCAGTAA
- a CDS encoding nodulation protein NfeD — MIRTVSLSLIILSFFVFFAGRALTQGPSPEKDESAPAESRTPGEVIVLEINGTINPATLDYIRTGLETAGAGSAEALVILLDTPGGLLTSTKEIVKLILNSPVPVVVYVSPRGASATSAGVFITLSANIAAMAPGTSIGAAHPVSLGPGGGEEKKESPGEKPAEGDKKPGGEKEPSSGDKSNEGIMGEKLENYASSFIESIAEERGRNVEWAEEAVRKSDSITSSEALEMKVIDLIALDLPALLASINGWKVEVSGGERTLLTKDVPVRDVGMTAKQKFIDIISTPDIAFLLLSLGSLGLLLEFYNPGLIFPGVAGVVCLLMGFVSFQVLPFNYAGIALLVLGIALFIAEVYVTGYGLLAVGGLVSFALGALLLFDTPESDVRVGFDVVVASTLAFGIFFAYVIFYLIKAQRLAPRLGMEGLMGEAGDAVSDIHASGKVYINGEYWDAVSDEPIAKGERVRVEEALEGFRLKVRKA; from the coding sequence ATGATAAGAACCGTATCGCTGTCGCTTATAATCCTTTCTTTTTTCGTTTTTTTCGCCGGCCGGGCGCTCACACAGGGTCCGTCCCCGGAGAAGGACGAATCCGCACCCGCCGAAAGCCGTACGCCCGGAGAGGTGATAGTGCTCGAGATAAACGGGACGATAAACCCCGCCACGCTCGATTACATAAGAACGGGACTCGAAACGGCCGGGGCGGGCTCGGCCGAGGCCCTCGTAATTCTCCTCGACACACCGGGCGGCCTTTTGACGTCTACCAAGGAGATAGTGAAGCTGATATTGAACTCCCCCGTGCCGGTAGTCGTGTACGTTTCGCCCAGGGGCGCGTCGGCGACGTCGGCGGGGGTCTTCATAACCCTTTCGGCGAACATAGCCGCAATGGCCCCCGGGACCAGCATCGGGGCGGCGCACCCCGTATCTCTCGGGCCCGGAGGGGGCGAAGAGAAGAAGGAAAGCCCCGGGGAGAAGCCGGCGGAGGGCGACAAGAAGCCCGGCGGCGAAAAGGAGCCTTCTTCCGGAGATAAATCGAACGAAGGCATAATGGGCGAGAAGCTCGAGAATTACGCCTCGTCTTTTATAGAGAGCATTGCCGAGGAGCGGGGACGGAACGTCGAGTGGGCCGAGGAGGCCGTAAGGAAGAGCGACTCCATAACGTCGAGCGAGGCCCTCGAAATGAAGGTAATCGATCTTATAGCGCTGGACCTCCCGGCGCTCCTCGCGTCGATAAACGGATGGAAGGTCGAGGTTTCGGGCGGTGAGAGGACTCTCCTGACTAAAGACGTCCCCGTGAGAGACGTGGGCATGACGGCCAAGCAGAAATTCATAGACATCATCAGCACCCCCGATATAGCGTTCCTCCTGCTTTCGCTGGGCTCGCTCGGGCTGCTGCTCGAATTCTATAACCCGGGGCTTATATTCCCGGGCGTGGCCGGCGTGGTGTGCCTGCTGATGGGGTTCGTATCGTTCCAGGTGCTGCCGTTCAATTACGCCGGGATAGCGCTCCTCGTCCTCGGGATAGCGCTCTTCATCGCCGAGGTGTACGTCACGGGATACGGGCTCCTGGCTGTCGGGGGGCTCGTCAGCTTCGCCCTCGGCGCGCTCCTTCTTTTCGACACCCCGGAGTCGGACGTCAGGGTAGGGTTCGACGTGGTCGTAGCGTCGACGCTCGCGTTCGGGATCTTCTTCGCATACGTTATATTCTATTTGATAAAGGCGCAGAGGCTCGCGCCGCGCCTGGGGATGGAAGGGCTCATGGGCGAGGCGGGCGACGCGGTATCCGACATACACGCATCGGGTAAGGTGTATATAAACGGAGAGTACTGGGACGCCGTCAGCGACGAGCCCATAGCGAAGGGCGAGAGGGTAAGGGTCGAGGAAGCCCTCGAAGGCTTTAGGCTCAAGGTCAGAAAGGCTTGA
- a CDS encoding tetratricopeptide repeat protein, which yields MAKRIKYTEKELKGPDKFVSTVVAGFDYFADHSKKIVIGVVVVIALIVIGYIIAGMSGKKGDIAGERFSAAVAQYNSGASEEALSEFAAIRDEYPNTPAASLAAYYSGLIQYENGNYDEAVAMLDAYTNSRNTERLLVQAAVLKKGIARYRQGRWQEAIDYLEIINDDPSSPYGSQSKLQTALSYEKMGQPEKASEIYQGLYGTGFAPRPGISAVSTNPAPAE from the coding sequence ATGGCAAAACGTATCAAATACACTGAAAAAGAGCTTAAAGGGCCCGACAAGTTCGTTTCGACGGTCGTTGCGGGCTTCGACTATTTCGCCGACCATTCGAAAAAAATAGTGATCGGGGTCGTGGTTGTCATCGCCCTGATCGTCATCGGATACATAATCGCCGGGATGTCGGGCAAGAAGGGCGACATAGCCGGTGAGAGGTTCTCCGCCGCCGTCGCGCAGTATAACTCCGGGGCGAGCGAAGAAGCCCTTTCGGAGTTCGCAGCCATAAGGGACGAATATCCGAACACTCCGGCCGCTTCGCTTGCGGCCTACTACTCCGGCCTGATACAGTACGAGAACGGGAATTACGACGAAGCCGTCGCTATGCTCGACGCATACACCAATTCCAGGAACACGGAGCGCCTCCTGGTCCAGGCGGCCGTTTTAAAGAAAGGCATAGCACGCTACAGGCAGGGGAGATGGCAGGAGGCAATAGACTACCTCGAGATAATAAACGACGACCCGTCGAGCCCCTACGGCTCGCAGTCGAAGCTCCAGACCGCACTTTCATACGAGAAAATGGGGCAGCCTGAAAAGGCGAGTGAAATTTACCAGGGCCTCTACGGCACCGGGTTCGCTCCCCGGCCCGGCATCTCCGCCGTGAGCACGAACCCCGCGCCCGCGGAATAG